In the Nitrospirota bacterium genome, GTCGCTTCCCCCACGGATGATCTTCAGCGCGATATTGGATTGATGGCAGTGCACGCCGACAAAGAGACACACGTCGATCTGGTTTTTCCAAATCGTCAGATTGGGGTGGTTCGGATTGATCTCCTGCTCCGGGATGATCTTCGGATACTTCGGGCGATAATCGGCCATCGGAATGAGCTTGGCGGGAACGGCTTCGGCCAACGCCCGTACCACCTCGGACTCGCGGACGGCCCGTTCGTTCCAGGCCCAGAGGACCAACGGTCCAGGGAAGATCGTCGGGTTCTTGGCTGCAAGCAACCGACGCGCTGCCTCGTCGATGGCTTGTTGTTCAGGGACCCGTTTCCCCATGACGAGCCCCTCACCTTTCGATGGGCCCACGACGCCTCGTTCCGAGACGGATGGCGGCAGATAGCCTTCCGGCCCCAGTATCATTTCATACGGTTTCATTTCGCTGACTCCTTTCCAAGATGT is a window encoding:
- a CDS encoding carbon monoxide dehydrogenase — its product is MKPYEMILGPEGYLPPSVSERGVVGPSKGEGLVMGKRVPEQQAIDEAARRLLAAKNPTIFPGPLVLWAWNERAVRESEVVRALAEAVPAKLIPMADYRPKYPKIIPEQEINPNHPNLTIWKNQIDVCLFVGVHCHQSNIALKIIRGGSDCLTIALCTFSGDDEAHITIRDLTADTIQRIVDSVHRQKRQRPS